A single genomic interval of Oryza sativa Japonica Group chromosome 7, ASM3414082v1 harbors:
- the LOC9267755 gene encoding UDP-glycosyltransferase 91C1 has translation MEATREAAPMAASASSSSPLHIVMFPWLAFGHMIPFLELAKRLARRGLAVTFVSTPRNAARLGAIPPALSAHLRVVPLDLPAVDGLPEGAESTADAPPEKVGLLKKAFDGLAAPFAGFVAEACAAGHGESTPTAAGFSRKPDWIILDFAQNWVWPIAEEHKIPCAMFSIFPAAMVAFVGPRQENLAHPRTKTEHFMVQPPWIPFPSNVAYRRRHGAEWIAAVFRPNASGVSDADRFWEMEHACCRLIIHRSCPEAEPRLFPLLTELFAKPSVPAGLLMPPPPPAAGVDDDDDDVSMDDQHIAMAMRWLDEQPERSVIYVALGSEAPLTVGHVRELALGLELAGVRFLWALRAPPSASSVNRDKCAADADLLLPDGFRSRVAAARGGLVCARWVPQLRILAHRATGGFLTHCGWSSIFESLRFALPLVMLPLFADQGLGVQALPAREIGVEVACNDDGSFRRDAIAAAVRQVMVEEKGKALSRKAEELRDVLGDEGRQEMYLDELVGYLQRYK, from the exons ATGGAAGCGACCAGAGAGGCGGCGCCAATGGCGGCTTcagcttcatcttcttctccacTTCACATCGTGATGTTCCCATGGCTGGCATTCGGCCACATGATCCCCTTCCTCGAGCTCGCCAAGCGGCTGGCGAGGCGCGGCCTCGCCGTCACCTTCGTCTCCACGCCGAGGAACGCCGCGAGGCTGGGCGCGATCCCGCCGGCGCTGTCCGCCCACCTCCGCGTCGTGCCGCTCGACCTCCCGGCCGTCGACGGCCTGCCGGAGGGCGCCGAGTCGACGGCCGACGCCCCGCCGGAGAAGGTCGGGCTCCTCAAGAAGGCGTTCGATGGCTTGGCGGCACCCTTCGCCGGATTTGTTGCCGAGGCCTGCGCCGCCGGCCATGGAGAAtccacccccaccgccgccgggttCTCGAGGAAGCCTGACTGGATCATACTCGACTTCGCGCAAAACTGGGTATGGCCGATCGCCGAGGAGCACAAG aTCCCATGTGCCATGTTCTCCATCTtcccggcggccatggtggccTTCGTCGGCCCGAGACAAGAGAACCTGGCTCACCCACGCACCAAGACGGAGCACTTCATGGTCCAGCCGCCATGGATCCCCTTCCCCTCCAACGTCGCCTACCGGCGGCGCCACGGCGCGGAATGgatcgccgccgtcttccgaCCCAACGCCTCCGGCGTGTCCGACGCCGACCGATTCTGGGAGATGGAGCACGCCTGCTGCCGCCTCATCATCCACCGTAGCTGCCCCGAGGCCGAGCCTCGGCTGTTCCCGCTCCTCACCGAGCTCTTCGCCAAGCCGTCCgtccccgccggcctcctcatgcctcctcctcctcctgctgccggcgtcgacgacgatgacgacgatgttAGCATGGACGACCAGCACATCGCCATGGCGATGCGGTGGCTCGACGAGCAGCCGGAGAGATCCGTCATCTACGTCGCGCTCGGGAGCGAGGCGCCACTGACGGTAGGCCACGTGCGCGAGCTCGCGCTCGGGCTGGAGCTCGCCGGAGTCCGTTTCCTCTGGGcgctccgcgcgccgccgtcggcgtcgagcGTAAACCGTGACAaatgcgccgccgacgccgacctcctcctcccggaCGGGTTCCGGTcgcgcgtcgcggcggcgcgtggTGGCCTGGTGTGCGCGCGATGGGTGCCGCAGCTGCGCATCCTGGCGCACCGGGCGACGGGCGGGTTCTTGACGCACTGTGGGTGGAGCTCCATCTTCGAGAGCCTGCGGTTCGCGCTCCCGCTGGTGATGCTGCCGCTCTTCGCCGACCAGGGACTAGGCGTGCAGGCGTTGCCGGCGAGGGAGATCGGCGTGGAGGTGGCGTGCAACGACGACGGATCGTTCCGTAGGGACGCCattgcggcggcggtgcggcaggtgatggtggaggagaaggggaaggcaTTGTCGCGCAAGGCCGAGGAGCTGCGCGATGTTCTTGGAGACGAGGGTCGGCAGGAGATGTACCTCGATGAGCTTGTTGGCTACTTGCAGCGTTACAAATAA